One genomic window of Actinoplanes lobatus includes the following:
- a CDS encoding sulfite exporter TauE/SafE family protein: MDFTHILLLAAAGVAAGAVNAIAGGGSLITFPSLIATGLPTVDANVTNSVSVFPGYVSSVVGSRADLAGQGRRVRAALPAAVLGSAAGCALLLLTPARAFEIVVPFLVLGAAATLAFQERLRGLVGHPRAMSPRRAAVTLPTVVFAGAVYGGYFGAALGVMYVAVLALILDESLKRINALKNVLSATVGFVTLVVFAAFADVDWGAVAILAPAAIVGGYVGARLARRLPQRVLKYVIVTFGTTVGLILLYRAVTG, encoded by the coding sequence ATGGATTTCACGCACATTTTGCTTCTCGCCGCGGCCGGCGTCGCGGCCGGGGCGGTGAACGCGATCGCCGGTGGTGGGTCGCTGATCACCTTTCCGAGCCTGATCGCGACCGGGCTGCCGACGGTGGACGCGAATGTCACCAACTCGGTCTCGGTCTTTCCGGGGTACGTGTCGAGCGTCGTGGGCAGCCGGGCCGACCTGGCCGGACAGGGGCGGCGGGTGCGGGCCGCGCTGCCGGCCGCGGTCCTCGGATCGGCCGCCGGGTGTGCGCTGCTGCTGCTCACGCCGGCGCGGGCGTTCGAGATCGTGGTGCCGTTCCTGGTGCTGGGGGCGGCGGCGACGCTGGCGTTCCAGGAGCGGCTGCGCGGGCTGGTCGGGCATCCGCGGGCGATGTCACCGCGGCGGGCCGCGGTCACCTTACCGACCGTGGTGTTCGCCGGTGCTGTCTACGGTGGGTATTTCGGCGCCGCGCTCGGGGTGATGTATGTGGCGGTGCTGGCGCTGATCCTCGACGAGTCGCTGAAGCGGATCAACGCGCTGAAGAACGTGTTGTCGGCGACGGTCGGGTTCGTGACGCTGGTGGTGTTCGCCGCGTTCGCGGACGTGGACTGGGGTGCGGTGGCGATTCTGGCGCCGGCCGCGATCGTCGGGGGTTACGTTGGGGCGCGGCTCGCACGGCGTCTGCCGCAGCGGGTGCTGAAATACGTCATCGTCACGTTCGGTACGACGGTGGGCCTCATTCTGCTCTACCGTGCCGTCACCGGCTGA
- a CDS encoding toll/interleukin-1 receptor domain-containing protein — MPVFVSHAVADEPWAQWIALELRAAGHDVHLDPAGPGFVRRLAGGLGGTDPVLLLISAEHRATTADWATLLRAPAIVGRLIVLRLDAAELPRALRALPCRSLHGLDEEDALELLLNLAGGIRRHQFPRAAGW, encoded by the coding sequence GTGCCCGTATTCGTCTCCCACGCCGTCGCCGACGAACCCTGGGCACAGTGGATCGCTCTGGAACTGCGCGCCGCCGGCCACGACGTCCACCTCGACCCGGCCGGCCCCGGCTTCGTGCGCCGCCTCGCCGGCGGCCTCGGCGGCACCGACCCGGTACTCCTGCTGATCTCCGCCGAACACCGGGCCACCACCGCCGACTGGGCCACCCTGCTGCGGGCGCCGGCGATCGTCGGCCGGCTGATCGTTCTGCGACTCGACGCCGCCGAACTCCCTCGCGCGCTACGCGCCCTCCCCTGCCGCAGCCTGCACGGCCTCGACGAGGAGGACGCTCTGGAGCTGCTGCTCAACCTGGCCGGCGGCATCCGCCGCCATCAGTTCCCGCGCGCCGCCGGCTGGTGA
- a CDS encoding type I glyceraldehyde-3-phosphate dehydrogenase, with amino-acid sequence MTVAIGINGLGRIGRSVTRIVASASNPGVQIAAVNDVASTDKLAYGLRRDSVRGAFPGTVTASGDYLVVNDHAIRAFHHERPERIPWAEEGVDVVIEATGRFRAGSAARFHITHGGARKVVISASADDPDAFLVVGANHKSYDPALHDVVSPASCGVNALTVMAKVLLDRFGLRSVNTSVMLAAQSWQRVQDSLVGTSREDPRLGRAAGESIIPHNYVVGDLVRVALPEIGEMRYSYYCVPTPIGSLAELSGQTDRPVTADEVNRAMAEAAAGPLRGILAYDPDPTVSIDVKNNPASCLFDPSGTQTTADGGVKVRGWFDNEWGFSNRLLDLARLVGDRLPVPSSRVTWSVA; translated from the coding sequence ATGACTGTCGCGATCGGGATCAATGGGCTCGGGCGGATCGGCCGAAGTGTCACCCGGATCGTGGCTTCCGCCTCGAACCCGGGCGTGCAGATCGCCGCGGTCAACGACGTCGCGTCGACCGACAAACTGGCCTACGGGCTGCGCCGGGACAGTGTCCGCGGCGCCTTTCCGGGGACGGTGACCGCGAGCGGGGACTACCTCGTGGTGAACGACCACGCCATTCGGGCATTCCACCACGAGCGTCCCGAGCGGATTCCCTGGGCGGAGGAGGGCGTCGACGTGGTCATCGAGGCCACCGGCCGGTTCCGCGCCGGTTCGGCGGCCCGTTTTCACATCACCCACGGTGGCGCCCGCAAGGTGGTGATCAGCGCCTCCGCCGACGACCCGGACGCGTTCCTGGTGGTCGGCGCGAACCACAAGAGCTACGACCCGGCACTGCACGACGTCGTCTCCCCGGCCTCGTGCGGGGTGAACGCGCTCACCGTGATGGCGAAGGTGCTGCTCGACCGGTTCGGGCTGCGGTCGGTGAACACGTCGGTGATGCTGGCCGCCCAGAGCTGGCAGCGGGTGCAGGACTCGCTGGTCGGCACGTCCCGGGAGGATCCGCGGCTGGGCCGGGCCGCCGGCGAGAGCATCATCCCGCACAACTATGTGGTCGGTGACCTGGTCCGGGTGGCGCTGCCGGAGATCGGCGAGATGCGGTACAGCTACTACTGCGTACCCACTCCGATCGGGTCGCTCGCCGAGCTGTCCGGGCAGACCGACCGGCCGGTGACCGCCGACGAGGTCAACCGGGCGATGGCCGAGGCGGCGGCCGGGCCGCTGCGCGGCATCCTGGCGTACGACCCGGACCCGACCGTGTCGATCGACGTGAAGAACAATCCGGCGTCCTGCCTGTTCGATCCCTCCGGCACGCAGACCACCGCGGACGGCGGGGTGAAGGTGCGCGGCTGGTTCGACAACGAGTGGGGCTTCTCCAACCGGTTGCTGGATCTGGCGAGGCTGGTGGGCGACCGTTTACCGGTTCCGTCCAGCCGGGTGACGTGGAGCGTCGCCTAG
- a CDS encoding serine/threonine dehydratase, translated as MIDLSDVRAAAKRVEGRVRRTPVLAAGPDLWFKLEFLQHAGSFKTRGMFNRIVDPPAAGIVAASGGNAGLAAAWAARELGVAAEVFVPVTAPAVKVAKLGKLGARVVQEGGEYAEAYAAATIRAGETGALFCHAYDGPEMVAGNGTIALELLSQVPDGFDTVLVAVGGGGLIGGLRAALSRDIRIVGVEPVTSCAFHAAQQAGHPVDVPVSGVAADSLGARRIGDVGFALARDATSVLVGDDAIIDARRRLWDDYRIVVEHGTAAAYAALLTKAYQPEPGERVVVLLCGANTDPADLAT; from the coding sequence GTGATCGATCTGTCTGACGTGCGGGCCGCGGCGAAACGCGTCGAGGGCCGGGTCCGGCGCACCCCGGTGCTCGCGGCCGGGCCGGACCTCTGGTTCAAGCTGGAGTTCCTCCAGCACGCCGGGTCGTTCAAGACCCGGGGCATGTTCAACCGGATCGTCGATCCGCCGGCGGCCGGGATCGTCGCGGCCTCCGGCGGCAACGCGGGCCTCGCCGCCGCCTGGGCGGCCCGCGAGCTCGGCGTCGCGGCCGAGGTGTTCGTGCCGGTCACCGCCCCGGCGGTCAAGGTGGCGAAGCTCGGCAAGCTGGGCGCGCGGGTGGTCCAGGAGGGCGGGGAGTACGCGGAGGCGTACGCCGCGGCGACGATCCGTGCCGGGGAGACCGGCGCCCTGTTCTGCCACGCCTATGACGGTCCGGAGATGGTGGCCGGGAACGGAACCATCGCGTTGGAGCTGCTGTCGCAGGTGCCGGACGGGTTCGACACCGTGCTGGTGGCGGTGGGCGGCGGTGGCCTGATCGGCGGGCTTCGTGCCGCTCTTTCGCGAGATATCCGGATCGTCGGGGTGGAGCCGGTCACCTCGTGTGCCTTCCACGCCGCGCAGCAGGCCGGCCACCCGGTGGACGTGCCGGTCTCGGGCGTGGCGGCGGACTCGCTGGGCGCCCGGCGAATCGGGGATGTCGGGTTCGCCCTGGCACGTGACGCGACCTCCGTGCTGGTCGGGGACGACGCCATCATCGACGCCCGCCGGAGACTGTGGGACGACTACCGGATCGTGGTCGAGCACGGCACCGCCGCCGCGTACGCCGCCCTGCTCACCAAGGCATATCAGCCGGAACCGGGCGAGCGCGTGGTGGTGCTGCTCTGCGGGGCCAACACCGATCCGGCCGATCTGGCCACCTGA
- a CDS encoding GTP cyclohydrolase II, with protein MPVRTRVTVPLEFPDGYRTTAEVITFTGLADGKEHLALALGDIAESGVPLVRMHSECMTGDVFGSQRCDCGPQLREAVEQIAETGGYLLYLRQEGRGIGLYAKLDAYALQDLGMDTYEANRALGHGDDERDYTAAAQMLQALGAPAVDLLTNNPDKSRQLRELGVEVRAVRRTGVHASPVNVRYLQAKVTHTQHTIDLAPAS; from the coding sequence ATGCCGGTTCGTACGCGCGTCACCGTTCCGCTGGAGTTCCCCGACGGGTACCGCACCACCGCCGAGGTGATCACCTTCACCGGTCTAGCCGACGGGAAGGAGCACCTCGCGCTCGCCCTCGGCGACATCGCGGAGTCCGGGGTGCCGCTCGTCCGCATGCACTCCGAGTGCATGACCGGGGACGTTTTCGGCTCGCAGCGCTGCGACTGCGGCCCACAGCTGCGGGAGGCCGTGGAACAGATCGCCGAGACCGGCGGCTACCTGCTCTACCTGCGCCAGGAGGGCCGCGGCATCGGGCTGTACGCGAAACTCGACGCGTACGCCCTCCAAGACCTCGGGATGGACACGTACGAGGCGAACCGGGCACTCGGCCACGGCGACGACGAGCGGGACTACACCGCCGCCGCGCAGATGCTCCAGGCACTCGGCGCGCCCGCCGTCGACCTGCTCACCAACAACCCGGACAAGTCCCGCCAACTGCGGGAACTCGGTGTCGAGGTGCGGGCGGTCCGGCGTACCGGGGTGCACGCCTCCCCGGTGAACGTCCGCTACCTCCAGGCGAAGGTGACGCACACCCAGCACACGATCGATCTGGCCCCGGCGTCCTGA
- a CDS encoding M15 family metallopeptidase yields MGIEGLNSRIAEIQSRIIALQTQQTATTSARATSAQGTFASHLQGAMASTAPTGQAYKLNSKGIPEDLAAYGNGQIPETALGRVGNTGHKLWAPAAEALNGMIEDARRDGVEIGITDSYRPYAEQVDLAQRKGLYSQGGLAAKPGTSEHGWGMATDLDLNAKALSWMRKNAGNYGFVENVARESWHWAYRPRT; encoded by the coding sequence GTGGGAATCGAGGGATTGAACTCGCGCATCGCGGAGATCCAGAGCCGGATCATCGCCTTGCAGACTCAGCAGACGGCGACCACGTCGGCGAGGGCCACGTCCGCCCAGGGCACCTTCGCCAGCCACCTCCAGGGCGCGATGGCGTCCACCGCACCGACCGGCCAGGCCTACAAACTCAACAGCAAGGGCATTCCGGAAGATCTTGCCGCGTACGGGAACGGCCAGATCCCGGAGACCGCCCTGGGCCGGGTCGGCAACACCGGGCACAAGCTCTGGGCCCCGGCGGCCGAGGCGCTGAACGGCATGATCGAGGACGCCCGCCGGGACGGTGTGGAGATCGGCATCACCGACTCCTACCGCCCCTACGCCGAGCAGGTCGACCTGGCCCAGCGTAAGGGCCTCTACTCGCAGGGTGGTCTGGCGGCCAAGCCCGGCACCAGCGAACACGGCTGGGGCATGGCCACCGACCTGGACCTCAACGCCAAGGCGCTCTCCTGGATGCGGAAGAACGCCGGCAACTACGGCTTCGTGGAGAACGTGGCACGGGAGTCGTGGCACTGGGCGTACCGTCCCCGTACCTGA
- a CDS encoding class I SAM-dependent methyltransferase, producing the protein MATYTHGHHESVLRSHRWRTAENSAAYLLPHLSSGISLLDVGCGPGTISAELAELVAPGRVTALEQTGEALGLARAEIARRGLANVDFAVGDVHALDFPDDSFDVVHAHQVLQHVADPVQALREMRRVTRPGGVVAARDSDYAAFTWFPLVPELDEWLDLYQRVARGNGGEPDAGRRLLSWARAAGFTDVTATASVWCFADDEDRQWWGGMWEERVLKSEMAATALRTGAATEADLERISAGWRQWAGDPDGWLIIPHGEIICRA; encoded by the coding sequence ATGGCGACCTACACCCATGGACACCACGAGTCGGTCTTGCGCTCGCACCGCTGGCGCACCGCAGAGAATTCGGCGGCGTACCTGCTGCCGCATCTTTCCTCCGGAATTTCCCTGTTGGACGTCGGATGCGGCCCGGGCACCATCTCGGCCGAGCTGGCGGAGCTGGTGGCGCCCGGCCGGGTGACCGCCCTCGAACAGACCGGCGAGGCGCTGGGCCTGGCCCGCGCCGAGATCGCGCGGCGCGGTCTGGCTAACGTCGACTTCGCCGTCGGCGACGTGCACGCCCTGGACTTCCCGGACGACAGCTTCGACGTGGTGCACGCCCACCAGGTGCTCCAGCACGTGGCCGACCCGGTTCAGGCGCTGCGTGAGATGCGCCGGGTGACCAGGCCGGGTGGCGTGGTCGCGGCCCGGGACAGCGACTACGCGGCCTTCACCTGGTTCCCGCTGGTGCCCGAGCTGGACGAGTGGCTGGACCTCTATCAGCGGGTGGCCCGCGGCAACGGCGGCGAGCCGGACGCCGGGCGGCGGCTGCTGTCCTGGGCGCGGGCGGCCGGGTTCACCGACGTCACGGCGACAGCGAGCGTGTGGTGCTTCGCCGACGACGAGGACCGGCAGTGGTGGGGCGGCATGTGGGAGGAGCGGGTGCTGAAGTCGGAGATGGCCGCCACGGCGCTGCGCACCGGGGCGGCCACCGAGGCCGATCTGGAACGGATCTCCGCCGGCTGGCGGCAGTGGGCCGGCGATCCGGACGGGTGGCTGATCATCCCGCACGGCGAGATCATCTGTCGCGCCTGA
- a CDS encoding aspartate-semialdehyde dehydrogenase: protein MRIGIVGATGQVGGVMRRILAERQFPLTQLRLFASARSAGRTIPWGDGEVTVEDTATADYSGLDIVLFSAGKGGSKEFAPRFAEAGAVIVDNSSAYRMDPDVPLVVAEVNPDAARVRPKGIIANPNCTTMAAMPVLRPLHDEAGLVSFIATTYQAVGGAGLAGVAELDEQIKKVADRATELTHDGSAVEFPESKVFPKPIAFNVIPQAGSFVDDGSFETDEEQKLRNESRKILDLPELLVSGTCVRVPVFTGHSIQVNARFARPLGVARAREILATAAGVELSDVPTPLQAAGRDPSYVGRFRVDPTAENGLSFFISNDNLRKGAALNAVQIAELVAAELR, encoded by the coding sequence ATGAGGATCGGTATCGTCGGTGCGACGGGGCAGGTCGGTGGCGTCATGCGCCGCATCCTGGCCGAGCGCCAGTTCCCTTTGACCCAGCTCCGGCTTTTCGCCTCCGCGCGCAGCGCGGGCCGCACGATTCCGTGGGGCGACGGCGAGGTGACCGTCGAGGACACCGCCACGGCCGACTATTCCGGCCTCGACATCGTGCTCTTCTCCGCAGGCAAGGGCGGCTCGAAGGAGTTCGCGCCGCGCTTCGCCGAGGCCGGCGCGGTCATCGTCGACAACTCGTCGGCGTACCGGATGGATCCGGACGTCCCGCTCGTCGTCGCCGAGGTCAACCCGGATGCCGCCCGCGTCCGCCCGAAGGGCATCATCGCCAACCCCAACTGCACCACCATGGCGGCCATGCCGGTGCTGCGGCCGCTGCACGACGAAGCCGGGCTGGTGTCCTTCATCGCCACCACGTACCAGGCGGTCGGCGGCGCCGGCCTCGCCGGTGTGGCCGAGCTCGACGAGCAGATCAAGAAGGTCGCCGACCGGGCCACCGAGCTCACCCACGACGGCTCGGCGGTCGAGTTCCCCGAGTCCAAGGTCTTCCCGAAGCCGATCGCGTTCAACGTGATCCCGCAGGCCGGCTCGTTCGTCGACGACGGCAGCTTCGAGACCGACGAGGAGCAGAAGCTCCGCAACGAGAGCCGCAAGATCCTCGACCTGCCCGAGCTGCTGGTCTCCGGCACCTGCGTGCGCGTACCCGTCTTCACCGGGCACTCCATCCAGGTGAACGCCCGGTTCGCGCGGCCGCTCGGCGTCGCCCGCGCCCGGGAGATCCTGGCCACCGCGGCCGGAGTCGAGCTGTCCGACGTACCCACCCCGCTCCAGGCGGCCGGTCGCGATCCGTCCTACGTGGGCCGTTTCCGGGTCGACCCCACCGCGGAGAACGGGCTGTCGTTCTTCATCTCCAACGACAACCTGCGCAAGGGCGCCGCGCTCAACGCCGTCCAGATCGCCGAGCTGGTCGCCGCCGAGCTTCGCTGA
- a CDS encoding pentapeptide repeat-containing protein, whose translation MFRPNGLRHSGFSTSFHRCGLSTGGPGRSGLRSSLRRRGLRSSLRRGRPGANRLHRGGLRSSLGRWGLRTGLRRGGLCCSGLRTSGLGSGSFGACGLGRCGFRGGRLRHCGFLGRGLRCGRLGRCRLGGGGLDGCGLLRGLGSLCRSRLEGRSAPGRSGLRRADLLGRRCPRSLGTGRLGCSNRLLTDGLGRRLGDSLLRGGCRRGAGPRHPGLGRTRCSRSAGTRLLPSDRLGSGRLPHHRRTRGLGSGRLADGSAFGGTALACRLSGCRLSGCRLSGCRLSGCRLSGCRLSDCRPGPSRLTFSRLGRSRLGACPGWRLADRAVRHLSEFGGGARRRGECVVVPVLKLVIGPVSGDMLSNVRAGEPGESGDPAGPDRIGGSGEAAARGTPGRIVGVVLVAESVSCGADLAAGFDARSGSPGADLAAGFGARSGSPGADLAAGFGARSGSCRAGFGSARSGLGAECLQVGAVGAPLVGVPCGLGGAGVRPEPVADERHLIDRQVALATCRVLRVFPVPVVALPRGNGHLVLREVAQGGGDPPRTRRTAPSTTVARRADRNRHPGRTLRGRRSGARPRGNRRTARSLFAGSPATGNGFHFTGPRRLP comes from the coding sequence CTGTTTCGTCCCAATGGCCTTCGCCACAGTGGCTTTAGCACCAGCTTTCACCGCTGTGGCCTTAGCACCGGCGGCCCTGGCCGTAGTGGCCTTCGCAGCAGCCTTCGCCGCAGGGGCCTTCGCAGCAGCCTTCGCCGCGGTCGCCCTGGCGCCAACCGCCTTCACCGCGGTGGCCTTCGCAGCAGCCTTGGGCGCTGGGGCCTTCGCACCGGCCTTCGCCGCGGTGGCCTTTGCTGCAGTGGCCTTCGTACCTCCGGCCTTGGCTCCGGTAGCTTTGGCGCCTGCGGTCTTGGCCGCTGTGGATTTCGTGGCGGCCGACTTCGCCACTGTGGATTTCTTGGCCGCGGTCTTCGCTGCGGTCGCCTTGGCCGGTGCCGTCTTGGCGGGGGTGGCCTTGACGGCTGCGGCCTTCTTCGTGGCCTTGGCAGCCTTTGCCGCAGTCGCCTCGAAGGCCGCTCCGCCCCTGGCCGGAGTGGCCTTCGCCGCGCCGACCTTCTTGGCCGTCGCTGTCCCCGCAGCCTTGGCACCGGTCGTCTTGGCTGTTCCAACCGCCTTCTTACCGACGGACTTGGCCGCCGTCTTGGCGACAGTCTTCTTCGGGGCGGCTGCCGTCGCGGCGCCGGTCCTCGTCATCCCGGCCTCGGCCGCACCCGCTGCTCGCGAAGTGCCGGCACTCGCCTTCTTCCCAGCGACCGGCTTGGCTCCGGTCGCCTTCCCCATCACCGTCGCACCCGCGGTCTTGGCAGCGGTCGCCTTGCCGACGGCAGCGCCTTTGGCGGGACTGCTCTTGCCTGTCGTCTTAGCGGCTGTCGTCTTAGCGGCTGCCGTCTTAGCGGCTGCCGTCTTAGCGGCTGCCGTCTTAGCGGCTGCCGTCTTAGCGACTGCCGTCCTGGCCCCAGCCGCCTTACGTTCAGCCGGCTTGGCCGCAGCCGACTTGGCGCCTGCCCCGGTTGGCGGCTCGCTGACCGGGCGGTCCGTCACCTCAGCGAGTTCGGAGGCGGCGCCCGCCGCCGGGGTGAGTGCGTCGTCGTCCCGGTCCTGAAACTCGTCATCGGCCCGGTGAGCGGGGACATGCTCTCGAACGTCCGCGCCGGAGAGCCGGGCGAGTCTGGAGACCCAGCCGGCCCCGATCGGATCGGTGGGTCCGGCGAAGCCGCTGCCCGCGGCACCCCCGGCCGCATCGTCGGAGTCGTCCTCGTTGCCGAATCCGTTTCGTGCGGAGCCGACCTCGCTGCCGGGTTCGATGCCCGGTCCGGTTCGCCCGGAGCCGACCTCGCTGCCGGATTCGGTGCCAGGTCCGGTTCGCCCGGAGCTGATCTCGCTGCCGGGTTCGGTGCCAGGTCCGGTTCGTGTAGAGCTGGGTTCGGTTCGGCCCGGTCTGGTCTGGGTGCCGAGTGCCTCCAGGTCGGGGCGGTCGGCGCCCCACTGGTCGGAGTCCCGTGCGGGCTGGGCGGGGCCGGTGTCCGGCCGGAACCAGTTGCCGACGAACGGCACCTCATCGACCGGCAGGTCGCCTTGGCCACGTGCCGGGTCCTCCGGGTATTCCCCGTCCCGGTCGTCGCCCTTCCCCGTGGAAACGGTCACCTGGTTCTTCGGGAAGTTGCCCAGGGCGGCGGCGACCCGCCGCGTACCCGTCGGACGGCCCCGTCCACCACTGTCGCCCGCCGCGCGGATCGGAACCGTCACCCCGGCCGCACGCTGCGCGGCCGCCGTAGCGGAGCCCGCCCGCGGGGAAACCGTCGCACGGCCCGCAGCCTCTTCGCCGGATCCCCGGCCACCGGCAACGGCTTTCACTTCACCGGCCCCCGACGTCTTCCCTGA
- a CDS encoding RNB domain-containing ribonuclease gives MPIKVVVAPQIDFSGLRRELGLPGGFPAAVLSEAEESARVTPLPGVDRTGVEFVTLDPASSLDLDQAVHLSRRAGGGYRVRYAIADVAAYVRSGGVLEAESWARGQTVYLPDGRIPLHPPVLSEGAVSLLPEGERAAVVWTIDLDGDGETVAVEVERARVRSRAKLDYVTVQRQIGAGTVPEPLALLPEIGTLLARRAAERGAVNLPLPSQEVERDGDGWRLVLRAPLPVEEHNAQISLLTGMAAARIMLAGGIGLLRTMPAPKPEAVRTLRAAAGPLGVTWPAGASVGEVVASVDPSGPRGAAFLDQAADLLRGAAYTAFGADTPSAPGSGAGARPEAGDGGSRGGQGGAGVPAETGHGGVGAPYAHVTAPLRRLADRYATEICLALYAGRTVPDWAMEALPRLPKAMSSTDRVASAADRGAIDLAEAVLLEGRVGEVFEAAVLDRDEPSGKRPAGGTIALDDPAVRAKCLGDLPLGSRIDVRLTAADPASRTIRFERA, from the coding sequence GTGCCGATCAAAGTGGTGGTGGCTCCGCAGATCGACTTCTCGGGGCTGCGGCGGGAGCTGGGGTTGCCGGGCGGGTTCCCGGCGGCTGTGCTGTCCGAGGCTGAGGAGAGCGCGCGGGTCACACCGCTGCCGGGGGTGGATCGGACCGGGGTGGAGTTCGTGACTCTTGATCCGGCCTCCTCCCTGGATCTTGATCAGGCGGTTCATCTGAGCCGGCGGGCCGGGGGCGGCTATCGGGTGCGGTATGCGATCGCCGATGTGGCGGCGTATGTGCGGTCCGGTGGGGTGCTGGAGGCGGAGAGCTGGGCTCGGGGGCAGACCGTCTATCTGCCGGACGGGCGGATTCCGCTGCATCCGCCGGTGCTCAGCGAGGGCGCGGTGAGCCTGCTGCCGGAGGGGGAGCGGGCGGCCGTGGTCTGGACGATCGACCTGGACGGTGACGGGGAGACGGTCGCGGTCGAGGTGGAGCGGGCCCGGGTTCGCAGCCGCGCCAAACTGGACTATGTGACGGTGCAGCGGCAGATCGGCGCGGGCACCGTGCCCGAGCCGCTGGCGTTGCTGCCGGAGATCGGCACCCTGCTGGCCCGGCGGGCCGCTGAGCGGGGTGCGGTGAATCTGCCGCTGCCCTCGCAGGAGGTGGAGCGGGACGGCGACGGCTGGCGGCTGGTGCTGCGGGCGCCGCTGCCGGTCGAGGAGCACAACGCGCAGATCTCGCTGCTCACCGGTATGGCCGCGGCCCGGATCATGCTGGCCGGCGGGATCGGGCTGCTGCGTACCATGCCGGCGCCGAAACCGGAGGCCGTGCGGACGTTGCGGGCCGCCGCCGGGCCGCTCGGCGTGACGTGGCCGGCCGGCGCCTCGGTGGGTGAGGTGGTCGCGTCGGTGGACCCGTCCGGCCCGCGCGGGGCCGCCTTCCTGGACCAGGCCGCCGACCTGCTGCGCGGCGCCGCCTACACCGCCTTCGGAGCTGACACGCCGTCGGCGCCCGGCAGCGGAGCCGGCGCGCGCCCCGAAGCCGGGGACGGTGGGTCGCGGGGTGGCCAGGGAGGAGCGGGTGTGCCCGCGGAGACCGGGCACGGCGGGGTGGGCGCGCCGTATGCGCATGTCACGGCGCCGTTGCGGCGGCTCGCGGATCGGTATGCCACGGAGATCTGTCTCGCGCTGTACGCCGGAAGGACTGTCCCGGACTGGGCGATGGAGGCTCTGCCCCGGCTGCCGAAGGCGATGTCGTCCACGGACCGGGTCGCCTCGGCGGCCGACCGGGGCGCGATCGATCTGGCCGAGGCGGTTCTGCTGGAGGGGCGGGTCGGCGAGGTCTTCGAGGCTGCGGTGCTGGACCGGGACGAGCCGTCCGGCAAGCGCCCGGCCGGTGGCACGATCGCGCTGGACGATCCGGCGGTCCGGGCCAAGTGCCTGGGTGATCTGCCGCTCGGCAGCCGGATCGACGTGCGGCTCACCGCGGCCGACCCGGCGTCCCGCACGATCCGTTTCGAGCGCGCGTGA
- the panB gene encoding 3-methyl-2-oxobutanoate hydroxymethyltransferase, translating into MSEIPTLYGGPPTRRVRTRDLLNAKVRGDRWPMLTSYDMYTAQIFDQSGVPVLLVGDSAANNVFGYETTVPVTIDELLPLVRAVVRATKTALIVGDLPFGSYEEGPTQALRTAVRFMKEGGCHAVKLEGGRRMAPQIEAITGAGIPVMAHIGFTPQREHAIGGYRVQGRENEGAEVLADARAVTDAGAFAVVLEMVPGDVAKQVTKELPIPTVGIGAGPDTDAQVLVWQDMAGLRTGKAPRFVKRYADLAGALTEATRQFAAEVRGGEFPAVEHTF; encoded by the coding sequence ATGTCGGAGATTCCGACCCTGTACGGCGGCCCGCCCACCCGCCGGGTCCGCACCCGCGACCTGCTCAACGCCAAGGTCCGCGGCGACCGCTGGCCGATGCTCACGTCCTACGACATGTACACCGCACAGATCTTCGACCAGTCCGGCGTACCGGTCCTGCTCGTCGGTGACTCGGCGGCCAACAACGTCTTCGGGTACGAAACCACCGTCCCGGTCACCATCGACGAGCTGTTGCCGCTGGTCCGCGCCGTCGTCCGGGCCACCAAGACCGCCCTGATCGTCGGCGACCTGCCGTTCGGCAGCTACGAGGAGGGCCCCACCCAGGCCCTGCGCACCGCCGTCCGGTTCATGAAGGAGGGCGGCTGCCACGCCGTCAAGCTCGAGGGCGGCCGCCGGATGGCCCCGCAGATCGAGGCGATCACCGGCGCCGGCATCCCGGTGATGGCGCACATCGGCTTCACCCCGCAACGCGAGCACGCCATCGGCGGCTACCGCGTCCAGGGCCGGGAGAACGAGGGCGCCGAGGTCCTCGCCGACGCCCGCGCGGTCACCGACGCGGGCGCCTTCGCCGTGGTCCTGGAGATGGTCCCCGGCGACGTCGCCAAGCAGGTCACCAAGGAACTCCCGATCCCCACGGTCGGCATCGGCGCCGGCCCCGACACCGACGCCCAGGTGCTGGTCTGGCAGGACATGGCCGGCCTCCGCACCGGCAAGGCGCCGCGCTTCGTCAAACGCTACGCCGACCTGGCCGGCGCCCTCACCGAGGCCACGCGACAATTCGCCGCCGAGGTCCGCGGCGGCGAGTTCCCGGCCGTGGAGCACACCTTCTAG